The Corynebacterium pseudopelargi genome contains a region encoding:
- a CDS encoding polyprenyl synthetase family protein, protein MSNGAEGSQPVAAAHVDLGDDTLNKAVADGMERVETLLIEELSKGEAFVSEKVLHLTKAGGKRFRPMFALLASQYGSEPMNDRVIKAAAIVEMTHLATLYHDDVMDEADKRRGVPSANARWNNSVAILAGDILLAHTSRIMSELGVETVAHFAETFGDLVTGQMRETIGAGDGDPVEHYMNVIREKTGVLIASAGFLGGLHSGASQEHIKALQGYGYAIGMVFQIVDDFIDIFSDTTQSGKTPGTDLREGVFTLPVLYALQEDTPVGEELRGILTGPIHDDATVEHVLGLLAKSQGRQKALDDVSAYLNEAEQHLEALPACATTDALRNLARFTVARVG, encoded by the coding sequence ATGAGCAACGGCGCCGAAGGATCGCAGCCAGTGGCGGCGGCACACGTCGATCTTGGCGACGACACCCTAAACAAGGCCGTAGCCGATGGCATGGAGCGCGTAGAAACGCTGCTGATCGAGGAGCTATCGAAAGGCGAGGCCTTTGTTTCCGAGAAGGTGCTGCACCTGACCAAGGCAGGCGGCAAGCGCTTCCGCCCCATGTTCGCGCTGCTGGCCTCCCAATACGGCAGCGAGCCGATGAATGATCGCGTGATCAAGGCCGCCGCGATTGTAGAGATGACGCACCTGGCCACCCTCTATCACGATGATGTGATGGATGAGGCCGATAAGCGCCGTGGCGTGCCCAGTGCCAACGCCCGTTGGAATAACTCGGTGGCCATCCTGGCTGGCGACATCCTGTTGGCGCACACCTCGCGCATCATGAGTGAGCTGGGTGTGGAAACGGTGGCGCACTTTGCCGAGACCTTCGGGGATCTGGTTACCGGCCAGATGCGCGAGACCATCGGCGCTGGCGACGGGGATCCGGTGGAGCACTACATGAATGTGATCCGCGAAAAAACCGGCGTGCTGATCGCCTCTGCTGGCTTCCTTGGCGGCCTGCACTCCGGGGCAAGCCAGGAGCACATCAAGGCCTTGCAGGGTTACGGCTATGCCATCGGCATGGTCTTCCAGATCGTGGACGACTTCATCGACATCTTCTCTGATACCACCCAGTCCGGCAAGACCCCCGGCACGGACCTGCGCGAAGGCGTGTTCACCCTTCCTGTGCTCTACGCGCTGCAGGAAGACACCCCGGTGGGTGAGGAGCTGCGCGGCATCCTCACCGGCCCCATCCATGACGACGCCACGGTGGAGCATGTGCTGGGCCTGCTGGCGAAGTCGCAGGGGCGTCAAAAGGCGCTTGACGACGTCTCCGCGTACCTCAACGAAGCCGAGCAGCACCTCGAGGCGCTGCCTGCATGTGCCACCACGGATGCACTGCGCAACTTGGCTCGCTTTACTGTCGCACGCGTTGGATAA
- a CDS encoding geranylgeranyl reductase family protein — MTPVTPTQLSPELLVIGAGPAGSAAAWHAAQQGLDVLIVDQAQFPRDKTCGDGLTPRAIHQLELMGIDVTSHYHSKGLKLHGFGGSVEAPWPDSPFGTLGSAMPRTELDQTLLDHAVAQDSVRFLGGAGATEVTVEGSIKQVRLSDGTQIHPRFVIVADGVRSTFGKQLGRTWHKGEVFGIAARSYCDTPFCDEPWIHSHLELRDAEGTIQPGYGWIFPLGDGRANVGCGALSTDKRPAKVNTKKLLHLYADQQRVAWEFAKPQHVTSALLPMGGAVSGVAGPNWMLIGDAAACVNPLNGEGIDYGLETARMAVAILGQGEDFSDTWPAVLREHYGEAFLLARTLARALTYPQFLPLTGPFALRKPLGKYIMPTAARLMGNLVVEQDRDLVARCWRAASGMSMRLRGDRVLWG; from the coding sequence ATAACCCCTGTGACTCCTACGCAATTAAGCCCAGAGCTGCTCGTGATCGGTGCAGGACCAGCCGGATCCGCCGCTGCTTGGCACGCCGCGCAACAAGGCCTCGACGTGCTGATCGTTGATCAAGCACAATTCCCCCGCGATAAAACCTGCGGCGATGGCCTCACCCCTCGCGCGATTCACCAGCTTGAGTTGATGGGCATCGACGTCACCTCCCACTACCACTCCAAGGGCCTGAAATTGCACGGCTTCGGCGGTTCCGTTGAAGCACCCTGGCCCGACTCCCCCTTCGGCACCCTCGGCTCGGCCATGCCCCGCACCGAGCTGGATCAAACCCTGCTGGATCACGCCGTGGCGCAGGACAGTGTTCGTTTCCTTGGTGGCGCAGGCGCTACGGAGGTAACAGTCGAGGGGTCGATCAAGCAGGTGCGTTTGAGCGACGGCACCCAGATCCATCCGCGTTTTGTCATCGTGGCCGATGGGGTGCGTTCCACCTTTGGCAAACAGCTCGGCCGCACCTGGCATAAAGGTGAAGTATTTGGCATTGCCGCGCGCTCCTACTGCGATACGCCCTTCTGCGATGAACCCTGGATCCATTCGCACCTTGAGCTTCGCGACGCCGAAGGGACGATTCAGCCAGGCTATGGGTGGATCTTTCCGCTTGGCGACGGCCGCGCGAACGTCGGTTGCGGCGCCCTTTCCACTGACAAGCGCCCAGCGAAAGTGAATACCAAAAAGCTGCTGCATCTCTATGCCGATCAGCAACGCGTTGCCTGGGAGTTTGCTAAGCCCCAGCACGTCACCTCCGCGCTGCTGCCCATGGGTGGCGCAGTATCTGGCGTGGCAGGACCGAACTGGATGCTCATTGGTGATGCAGCCGCCTGCGTGAACCCGCTCAACGGCGAGGGCATCGACTATGGATTAGAAACTGCCCGCATGGCAGTAGCGATCCTGGGCCAAGGCGAAGACTTCAGCGATACATGGCCTGCTGTCTTGCGCGAACACTATGGCGAGGCCTTCCTGCTGGCGCGCACCTTGGCTCGTGCTTTGACCTACCCACAATTCTTGCCACTTACAGGTCCATTCGCGCTGCGCAAACCGCTGGGGAAGTACATCATGCCCACGGCCGCCCGCTTGATGGGCAACCTCGTGGTAGAACAAGACCGCGACCTGGTGGCTCGTTGCTGGCGCGCGGCCTCAGGGATGAGCATGCGTTTGCGCGGCGATAGGGTGCTGTGGGGATAA